The Streptobacillus felis region TATGTTGTATAATAGATTAGGAAAAGAAATTTATAGGAGGAAGCAATGAGTAACTATATTTTGGAAATGCATAATATTAGAAAAGAATTCTTCGGTGGAAAAATTGTAGCAAATGACGATATTACATTAAGAATTAAAACAGGCGAAATTCATGCTATTGTTGGTGAAAATGGTGCTGGAAAATCTACTTTGATGAAAATACTAAATGGATTATATGATCCAACTTCAGGTAAAATTTTCTATAAAGGAAAAGAAGTAACTATAGATACACCAACTGAAGCTGCAAAATTAGGAGTTGGAATGGTTTATCAACATTTTATGTTGGTTGAAACATTAACAGTTGCAGAAAACATGGTATTAGGGTTTGAACCTATTAAAAATAAAGTATTTTTTGATTTAGAAACAGCAAGACAAAAAGTTAAAGAAGTTTCTGAAAAATATGGATTAAATATAGATCCAGATGCAAAAGTAGGAGATTTATCAGTTGGGATACAACAAAGAATAGAAATTTTAAAAATATTATTTAAAGGTGCTGAATTACTAATATTTGATGAACCAAGTGCAGTACTTACTCCTCAAGAAGTTATAGAATTATATGGTATAATGCGTAATTTAATTAAAGAAGGTAAAACTATAATTTTCATTACACATAAATTACAAGAAGTTTTAGATTTATCTGACAATATTACTGTTATACGTCGTGGTAAAGATGTAGGTAATTTAAAAACTACAGATGCTACTAAAGAAGAAATAGCAAATATGATGGTAGGAAGAGAAGTTTTATTTGATATTAAAAAAGAAAAAGTAGAAATTGGTAATACTTTAGTTGAATTAGAAAATATAGTTGCCTTAAATGATCAAGGTGCTGAAAAAGTAAAAGGAATTTCACTTCAAATTAGAGAAGGTGAAGTTCTTGGTATAGCTGGTGTTGAAGGTAATGGTCAAACTGAATTAATAGAAGTATTAGCTGGATTAAGAAAAGCTGAAAAAGGTTCATATAAGATAGATGGGGTTGAATTAATAAATACTACTCCAAGAAATATTAGATTATCTGGATTATCTCATGTACCTGAAGACAGACATAAAAGAGCAACTATAGATGAGTTTACTGTAAATGAAAACCTTATCTTAGGTGATATGGATAAATATGTAAATAAAGGT contains the following coding sequences:
- a CDS encoding ABC transporter ATP-binding protein; amino-acid sequence: MSNYILEMHNIRKEFFGGKIVANDDITLRIKTGEIHAIVGENGAGKSTLMKILNGLYDPTSGKIFYKGKEVTIDTPTEAAKLGVGMVYQHFMLVETLTVAENMVLGFEPIKNKVFFDLETARQKVKEVSEKYGLNIDPDAKVGDLSVGIQQRIEILKILFKGAELLIFDEPSAVLTPQEVIELYGIMRNLIKEGKTIIFITHKLQEVLDLSDNITVIRRGKDVGNLKTTDATKEEIANMMVGREVLFDIKKEKVEIGNTLVELENIVALNDQGAEKVKGISLQIREGEVLGIAGVEGNGQTELIEVLAGLRKAEKGSYKIDGVELINTTPRNIRLSGLSHVPEDRHKRATIDEFTVNENLILGDMDKYVNKGIINFNTVNKNTKEMIEKYDIRPVDGTVIYGGLSGGNQQKVVIARELEKENKFIIASQPTRGVDIGAIEMIHNTILHERTKGKAILVVSAELTEIMTLSDRIAVMYSGKVVGLLNREDATMEKLGILMAGGKLDE